In the Brienomyrus brachyistius isolate T26 chromosome 20, BBRACH_0.4, whole genome shotgun sequence genome, one interval contains:
- the LOC125715963 gene encoding golgin subfamily A member 7B-like, with protein sequence MATEFHNLQELHHSASLATKVFIQRDYSEGTVCKFQTKFPAELDSRIERALFENTVKTLNDYYAEAEKIGGQSYLEGCLACATAYIIFLCMETRYEKVLKKISKYIQDQNEKIYAPRGLLITDPIERGMRVIEISVFEDRGSSASSSGSSSTSSSSSGR encoded by the exons TTCCACAACCTTCAGGAGCTGCACCACAGTGCATCTCTGGCCACCAAGGTCTTCATTCAGAGGGACTACTCTGAGGGGACCGTCTGCAAGTTCCAGACCAAGTTTCCCGCAGAGTTGGACAGCCGG ATCGAGCGGGCCCTCTTCGAGAACACGGTGAAGACGCTCAACGATTACTACGCGGAGGCCGAGAAGATCGGCGGCCAGTCATACCTGGAGGGCTGTCTGGCCTGCGCCACGGCATACATCATCTTCCTGTGCATGGAGACGCGCTACGAGAAG gTGCTGAAGAAGATCTCCAAATACATACAGGACCAGAACGAGAAGATCTACGCCCCGCGAGGTCTGCTCATCACAGACCCCATTGAGAGAGGCATGCGAGTT ATCGAGATCTCTGTCTTCGAGGACCGCGGCTCCAGTGCCTCCAGCTCGGGCAGCAGctccaccagcagcagcagcagcggccGATGA